A single window of Paenibacillus sp. SYP-B4298 DNA harbors:
- a CDS encoding AAA family ATPase, translating to MLRVNDIKISGIGGINEISLSFNDRFNIICGPNGVGKTTILECIPHTFSQSYNNIITRNARSEKGHWELKGIAKDGEMIHHSVYKSYFHPYDNLYDEHKNFVPNYASEIIVFKTNRNFAHTSIQAVQRDLKDQTDSDAAANGVTYGNSKHWFINRFMFSAHNGQLSKVQEKNLETAKWLFGALDPNVNYHRVKIETFDVLLKTSDGSEIYFEYLSSGYKSVIYLLLGLMKEIEYRFTDPQICIQEFDGIIIIDELDLHLHPQWQAKFIFMLKELLPKAQFITSTHSPHMIQVANPNEIIPLGFSVDGRVELRKVPSGAFGFQGWSIEEILVDVMGMEKTNSQTYLDALKNFELALDKECHSEATVAYEILDQMLHPNNHLRKLLKLQLSSLGGYHD from the coding sequence ATGCTAAGAGTTAATGATATTAAAATATCTGGTATTGGTGGTATTAATGAAATTTCTCTTTCTTTTAATGATAGATTTAATATAATTTGTGGACCTAATGGAGTTGGTAAAACAACTATTCTTGAATGCATACCCCATACATTTAGTCAGTCATATAATAATATAATAACAAGAAACGCAAGGTCAGAAAAAGGACATTGGGAATTAAAAGGAATAGCAAAAGACGGTGAAATGATACATCATTCAGTTTATAAAAGTTATTTTCACCCTTATGATAATTTATACGATGAACACAAAAATTTTGTCCCTAATTACGCTTCCGAAATAATTGTATTTAAAACAAATCGTAATTTTGCACATACATCTATTCAAGCAGTCCAAAGAGATTTAAAAGATCAAACTGATTCTGATGCGGCTGCAAATGGCGTTACTTATGGAAATTCAAAGCATTGGTTCATCAATAGATTTATGTTTTCTGCACACAATGGTCAGCTTTCGAAAGTCCAAGAAAAAAATTTAGAAACTGCAAAATGGTTATTCGGTGCCCTTGATCCAAATGTTAATTACCACCGTGTAAAAATTGAAACATTCGATGTTCTATTAAAAACTTCAGATGGGTCAGAAATATACTTTGAGTACCTGTCATCCGGCTATAAATCTGTAATATATTTACTCTTAGGATTAATGAAAGAAATAGAGTATCGCTTTACCGATCCTCAAATTTGTATTCAAGAGTTTGATGGCATAATTATTATCGATGAACTTGATTTGCATTTACATCCTCAATGGCAAGCTAAATTCATATTCATGTTAAAGGAACTTTTACCTAAAGCTCAATTTATTACTTCAACTCATAGTCCTCATATGATTCAAGTAGCTAATCCCAATGAAATCATACCTCTAGGGTTCTCGGTGGATGGAAGAGTAGAATTAAGGAAAGTGCCGTCGGGAGCATTTGGATTTCAAGGATGGAGTATAGAGGAAATTCTGGTTGATGTAATGGGAATGGAAAAAACTAATTCTCAAACATACTTAGATGCATTGAAAAATTTTGAATTAGCGCTAGATAAGGAATGCCATTCAGAAGCGACTGTTGCATACGAAATACTTGATCAAATGCTTCACCCTAACAATCATCTAAGAAAACTATTAAAACTTCAATTAAGTTCTCTTGGAGGTTATCATGATTAA
- a CDS encoding helix-turn-helix domain-containing protein: MMRLKLDKLLFERRISANQLSKMTGIRYPTVLDMEANKSKAWSPENLNKIMVALDLQDVTELIEYVADKNLGE, encoded by the coding sequence ATGATGCGTCTGAAGTTGGATAAGCTGCTTTTTGAGCGGCGTATAAGCGCGAACCAGTTGTCTAAAATGACCGGGATCAGATATCCCACAGTCTTGGATATGGAAGCTAACAAGTCTAAGGCTTGGTCACCTGAGAACCTGAACAAGATCATGGTCGCGCTTGATCTGCAGGATGTCACTGAATTAATTGAATATGTAGCGGATAAAAACCTTGGCGAATGA
- a CDS encoding MarR family transcriptional regulator has product MLTPKQAQVLSFIIAHVSQHNYPPTLREIGSELGIKSTSVIHGHLTKLQAAGYISWEPAAPRTLRVLKHAE; this is encoded by the coding sequence ATGTTAACGCCGAAGCAAGCGCAGGTACTGTCGTTCATCATTGCTCATGTCAGTCAGCACAATTACCCGCCCACGCTGCGTGAGATCGGATCGGAGCTGGGGATCAAATCAACTAGCGTTATACATGGCCACCTGACCAAGCTGCAGGCTGCTGGTTATATCAGTTGGGAGCCAGCAGCGCCGCGGACGCTCCGGGTGCTGAAGCATGCTGAGTGA
- a CDS encoding YolD-like family protein, with product MALKKAKRPTRDEFQLEELGERLVEAHQEGTELELHVWEEEAVIGRIKEMDSRTRLVHVLERSGDLRKVPFLDIMKVENA from the coding sequence ATGGCATTGAAAAAGGCGAAGAGACCGACAAGAGACGAGTTCCAACTGGAGGAGTTGGGTGAACGGCTAGTTGAGGCTCACCAAGAGGGTACGGAACTGGAGCTCCATGTGTGGGAAGAAGAGGCGGTTATTGGTCGCATAAAAGAAATGGATTCCAGGACAAGGCTAGTACATGTTTTGGAGCGGTCAGGGGATCTGAGGAAGGTTCCGTTTTTGGATATTATGAAGGTGGAGAATGCATAA
- a CDS encoding type II toxin-antitoxin system death-on-curing family toxin, translating into MTSIRYLSVQEVIAINVAMIQKYSPGEHIGVKEPGLLKSAIHRPQSSVFGEDAYPSIFEKAAALFESLGQNHPFHNANKRTAFTALVVFLRYNGLHFKMDSKKAEDFTVDMVNHQFDRQQAAAIIESHCITIPRS; encoded by the coding sequence ATGACATCCATTCGCTATTTATCCGTCCAAGAAGTAATAGCTATCAATGTAGCCATGATACAAAAATATAGCCCAGGGGAACATATAGGAGTTAAAGAACCTGGATTGCTCAAATCGGCTATTCATCGACCTCAATCTTCTGTCTTTGGTGAAGATGCCTATCCGTCTATTTTCGAGAAAGCCGCGGCTTTGTTCGAATCGCTTGGCCAAAACCATCCTTTCCACAATGCCAACAAACGAACCGCTTTTACAGCACTGGTTGTATTCCTCCGCTATAATGGCCTACACTTTAAGATGGATTCAAAGAAAGCCGAGGATTTTACGGTCGATATGGTTAATCATCAATTCGACCGTCAACAAGCGGCTGCGATCATTGAATCTCACTGTATCACGATTCCCAGATCATAA
- a CDS encoding AbrB/MazE/SpoVT family DNA-binding domain-containing protein yields the protein MNRMIEMERKVTKFGNSLGITMTDALKQIGLDQGDIVNIDVSPATGEIIIRKSTKVSLPEGISADFMDTLTDVIEEYDQTLQGLKDR from the coding sequence ATGAATAGGATGATTGAGATGGAACGGAAAGTGACCAAATTCGGCAACAGCCTTGGCATAACCATGACTGATGCTTTGAAGCAAATTGGACTGGATCAAGGCGATATAGTCAACATTGATGTTAGTCCGGCCACAGGAGAAATCATTATTAGGAAATCAACAAAAGTTTCATTGCCTGAAGGAATTAGTGCAGATTTCATGGATACATTGACAGATGTCATAGAGGAATACGACCAAACGCTTCAAGGCCTTAAAGACAGATGA
- a CDS encoding retropepsin-like aspartic protease produces MAIELRLLHELPIVCIDVVFSGRQLRLENVLLDTGSAGTILDADKVVEIGVRPEGTDRTVIIHGVGGTEIVFTKWFDAVVLGDWTVNECKVEIGAMDYGIEIDGILGFDFIRTAGLIIDTNKMRVYAPH; encoded by the coding sequence ATGGCGATAGAGTTGAGGCTGCTGCATGAATTACCCATTGTTTGTATTGATGTCGTGTTCTCCGGGCGTCAACTTCGTCTGGAAAATGTGTTGTTGGACACTGGTTCGGCTGGAACAATTTTGGATGCGGATAAGGTTGTAGAAATCGGAGTAAGGCCGGAAGGTACGGATCGCACGGTAATCATTCATGGTGTTGGTGGAACGGAAATTGTTTTTACAAAGTGGTTTGATGCTGTGGTTTTAGGCGATTGGACAGTGAACGAGTGTAAAGTGGAAATTGGCGCTATGGATTATGGCATAGAAATTGATGGCATCTTAGGATTCGACTTCATTCGGACAGCAGGACTCATAATTGATACCAATAAGATGCGAGTGTATGCTCCTCATTAA
- a CDS encoding DUF4352 domain-containing protein, translating into MRKTSLGVLILALSLTLVACGGAEPAPTEKQNASATVKEQSPAENVKGEQTGEAAPAEEPTEKPAEPEEAVYKVGDKFNLGDWEVVLDSFEFDQKVSDTYFSSSADEGNKFLVLNFTVTNEGTTADKFTAMAGGVGMKAIFKDKYEYKYTITMIDQDLSNESIKPLSSKSGFVVMEVPDTVAESQDSLILRLEKNKDKATINLR; encoded by the coding sequence TTGAGAAAAACGAGTTTGGGAGTTCTGATTTTGGCACTATCACTAACGCTTGTTGCATGTGGTGGGGCTGAGCCTGCACCAACAGAAAAGCAAAATGCTAGTGCTACTGTAAAGGAGCAAAGTCCTGCAGAGAATGTGAAGGGTGAGCAGACAGGTGAAGCCGCTCCAGCAGAAGAGCCGACTGAAAAACCTGCGGAGCCTGAAGAGGCTGTCTACAAAGTAGGCGACAAGTTCAATCTAGGTGATTGGGAAGTAGTGCTGGATTCTTTTGAATTCGATCAAAAAGTAAGTGATACCTACTTTTCTTCTAGTGCAGACGAGGGTAACAAGTTTCTAGTGCTCAATTTTACGGTAACCAATGAAGGAACGACAGCCGATAAGTTCACGGCAATGGCTGGAGGCGTGGGGATGAAGGCGATCTTCAAGGATAAGTATGAATATAAATATACGATTACGATGATTGATCAAGACCTTAGCAATGAAAGTATTAAGCCTCTATCTTCGAAGTCAGGCTTTGTTGTTATGGAGGTTCCGGACACAGTAGCGGAATCCCAGGATAGCTTGATTTTAAGGCTGGAAAAAAATAAGGACAAGGCCACCATTAATTTAAGGTAG
- a CDS encoding glycoside hydrolase family 6 protein, translating to MKTNQRTKLKGGKTFRKGIKQLLAATLLATGILSGMGPGALAAEARVDNPFVGATAYLNPDYAALVDTSIALTNDATLKAQMETVKSYPTAVWIDRIAAIYGGANNAGRKSVEEHLDTVLEQKKPGVPITASFVIYNLPGRDCHALASNGELPLTQAALQTYKTDYIDVIADIFAQPKYQDIRIIAVIEPDSLPNLVTNLNTPACAQASSTGIYAAGVQYALDKLHAIPNVYNYLDIGHSGWLGWDNNRTGAIALYTSVVQGTAAGLNSVDGFITNTANTTPLNEPNLSNPDLNIGGQPIRSAKFYEWNPYFDETDFTAALYNGFVQAGWPSSIGFLIDTSRNGWGGVNRPTSASGSDINSYVNSGRVDRRDHRGNWCNSSGAGIGEAPKGAPGPAHLDAYVWVKPPGESDGSSSEIPNNEGKGFDRMCDPTFTTRDGVLTGALPNAPVSGHWFHDQFVMLVKNSFPVLPASNGGGTPTAPAAPAALTATAGNAQVSLSWTASTGATSYNVKRALSASGPFTTVAANVVGTTYTNTGLTNGTTYYYVVSAVNAAGESANSVVKSAVPVAGATAPAAPTALTALAGNAQVSLSWTASAGATSYNVKRALSAAGPFTTVAANVSGTSYTNIGLTNGTTYHYVVSAVNAAGESANSAPASATPQGVVAPSGDLVLQYRAGDTNATDSQIKPYFNIKNNGNTAVNLSDLKIRYYFSKEGSAAMDSAIDWAQIGGANILRTFTDTYVELSFTAAAGSIQPGGQTGEIQLRMYKTDWSNFDETNDYSYDPTKTSYQDWNKVTLYQGGELVWGIEP from the coding sequence ATGAAGACGAATCAGAGAACCAAACTCAAAGGCGGTAAAACTTTCCGCAAAGGTATCAAGCAATTACTCGCAGCGACGCTGCTTGCGACAGGAATTCTGTCAGGCATGGGCCCAGGAGCCCTGGCTGCGGAAGCGCGTGTCGATAATCCATTCGTCGGAGCTACAGCTTATCTGAACCCGGACTATGCCGCTCTTGTCGATACATCCATTGCGTTAACCAATGATGCAACGTTAAAGGCACAAATGGAAACGGTTAAATCTTACCCTACAGCAGTCTGGATTGACCGGATTGCCGCTATCTATGGCGGGGCGAACAATGCAGGACGCAAAAGTGTCGAGGAGCATCTGGATACTGTTCTGGAGCAAAAGAAACCCGGTGTTCCAATCACGGCTTCCTTCGTCATCTATAATCTGCCCGGACGTGACTGTCATGCGCTGGCTTCCAACGGTGAATTACCGCTGACTCAAGCCGCATTGCAGACCTACAAAACAGACTATATCGATGTCATCGCTGATATTTTTGCCCAGCCAAAGTATCAGGACATCCGTATTATAGCGGTCATCGAGCCAGATAGCTTGCCTAACCTGGTCACGAACCTCAATACTCCGGCTTGCGCTCAGGCCAGTTCGACAGGCATCTACGCAGCGGGTGTGCAATATGCACTGGACAAGCTGCATGCCATTCCGAATGTGTACAACTACCTGGATATCGGTCACTCTGGCTGGCTCGGATGGGATAACAACCGGACAGGCGCAATCGCGCTGTATACGAGCGTAGTTCAGGGAACAGCCGCTGGCCTGAATAGTGTGGACGGCTTCATTACTAACACGGCGAACACCACGCCGCTCAATGAGCCGAATCTGTCCAATCCAGATCTGAATATTGGTGGACAACCGATCAGGTCGGCCAAGTTCTATGAGTGGAATCCGTATTTCGACGAGACGGATTTTACGGCTGCATTGTATAACGGTTTTGTGCAAGCAGGCTGGCCGAGCAGCATTGGCTTCCTGATCGATACTAGCCGTAATGGCTGGGGAGGGGTAAACCGTCCGACATCGGCTTCAGGCAGCGATATTAACAGCTACGTGAATTCCGGGCGTGTCGATCGCCGGGATCACCGCGGGAACTGGTGTAACAGCAGTGGAGCAGGCATAGGTGAAGCGCCTAAGGGGGCACCGGGTCCTGCCCATCTGGATGCCTATGTATGGGTCAAGCCTCCAGGTGAATCCGACGGCTCCAGTTCTGAAATTCCGAATAATGAAGGCAAGGGCTTCGACCGGATGTGTGATCCAACATTTACAACTCGCGATGGTGTGTTGACAGGTGCGCTTCCTAACGCACCAGTATCAGGTCACTGGTTCCATGATCAATTCGTCATGCTGGTGAAGAATTCCTTCCCTGTTCTGCCAGCCTCCAATGGCGGCGGAACACCGACGGCTCCAGCGGCTCCGGCTGCACTGACTGCGACAGCAGGCAACGCACAGGTATCGCTGAGCTGGACAGCTTCCACAGGTGCAACAAGCTACAATGTGAAGCGTGCGCTGAGTGCGTCTGGACCGTTTACAACCGTTGCGGCCAATGTAGTTGGTACCACATACACCAATACGGGCCTGACCAACGGGACGACCTACTATTATGTGGTCAGCGCAGTGAATGCGGCGGGTGAAAGCGCGAATTCGGTTGTAAAAAGTGCTGTACCTGTAGCCGGAGCTACAGCTCCTGCTGCACCTACTGCCTTGACGGCTCTGGCAGGCAATGCCCAGGTCAGCTTATCCTGGACAGCCTCCGCGGGGGCAACGAGCTATAATGTGAAGCGTGCGCTCAGTGCAGCAGGTCCATTCACAACTGTTGCGGCTAACGTAAGCGGGACTTCTTATACGAATATAGGTCTGACCAATGGTACGACGTATCATTATGTTGTGAGTGCTGTGAACGCTGCCGGGGAAAGCGCTAATTCCGCCCCTGCCTCTGCAACTCCGCAAGGTGTGGTTGCGCCGAGCGGCGATCTGGTCCTGCAATACCGCGCGGGAGATACGAATGCGACTGACAGTCAGATCAAACCGTATTTCAATATCAAAAACAACGGTAACACCGCTGTAAACCTGAGCGATCTGAAAATCCGTTACTACTTCTCCAAAGAAGGTAGCGCAGCGATGGACTCGGCTATTGACTGGGCTCAGATTGGCGGCGCCAACATCCTCCGTACATTCACCGATACGTATGTGGAGCTCAGCTTCACTGCTGCGGCTGGCTCGATCCAGCCAGGTGGACAAACTGGGGAAATCCAGCTCCGCATGTACAAGACGGACTGGAGCAACTTTGACGAGACCAATGACTATTCCTACGATCCAACCAAAACATCCTATCAAGACTGGAACAAGGTAACTCTCTATCAAGGGGGCGAGCTGGTGTGGGGCATTGAGCCCTAG
- a CDS encoding DUF817 domain-containing protein, with the protein MRALQQLIRFGWEQALSCLFPVVIFSSLALTKLMPLPLLPRYDWLLLICIAMQWWMLRSGLETRDELKVITLFHLIGLALEVFKVHMGSWSYPGEGYFKILGVPLYSGFMYASVASYLCQAWRRLRVKLIHWPPQWAVIPVAAAIYLNFFTHHFWVDIRWWLSALVLLVFWRSWVVYEVNGIRYRMPLSLSFVLIGFFIWVAENIATFFGAWTYPNQTAAWSLVHLGKVSSWLLLVIVSFLIVATLKQVKGQRV; encoded by the coding sequence GTGAGAGCATTGCAGCAGCTTATCCGTTTTGGTTGGGAGCAGGCGCTATCCTGTCTGTTCCCGGTCGTTATCTTCTCGTCCCTTGCCTTAACGAAGCTTATGCCGTTGCCGCTTCTGCCGCGCTATGACTGGCTGCTGCTTATTTGTATCGCCATGCAATGGTGGATGCTGCGCTCGGGGCTGGAGACGCGGGATGAATTGAAGGTCATCACCCTATTCCACCTGATCGGTCTGGCGCTCGAAGTGTTCAAGGTGCATATGGGCTCCTGGTCTTATCCGGGGGAAGGGTATTTCAAAATATTGGGCGTGCCGCTCTATAGCGGCTTCATGTACGCAAGCGTAGCCAGTTATCTGTGCCAGGCATGGAGACGGTTGCGGGTCAAGCTGATTCATTGGCCGCCCCAGTGGGCCGTCATCCCGGTTGCCGCGGCGATCTATCTGAATTTCTTCACCCATCATTTCTGGGTGGACATCCGCTGGTGGCTATCTGCCCTCGTCCTCCTCGTCTTCTGGCGGTCATGGGTCGTCTATGAGGTGAACGGCATTCGTTATCGCATGCCACTGTCGCTGTCCTTTGTCCTGATCGGCTTCTTCATCTGGGTAGCCGAAAATATCGCCACCTTCTTCGGTGCCTGGACCTATCCGAATCAGACGGCTGCCTGGAGTCTCGTGCATCTGGGCAAGGTCAGCTCCTGGCTGCTGCTGGTCATCGTCAGCTTCCTGATCGTCGCTACGCTCAAGCAGGTGAAGGGGCAGCGGGTGTAG
- the nfsA gene encoding oxygen-insensitive NADPH nitroreductase, with the protein MNDMIRHLQAHRSIRRFKQEEVTQEQLAQIIVSAQSASTSSNMQAYSVIRIRRADTRRQLAALAGGQHYVEACPLFLVWCADLHRAQAAVRLHTGDATLQVPQNVETFLVATVDAALAAQNAAVAAEALGLGTVFIGGLRNDMRRVIELLELPELVYPIFGMCIGKPDQSPTPRPRLAMEAVYHEERYNQADLVKHIRAYDETLAQYYASRTGGSKQAAWSGELASRLRAERLRPELYDIITSQGFQFK; encoded by the coding sequence ATGAATGATATGATCCGGCATTTGCAGGCTCACCGCTCCATTAGGCGCTTCAAGCAGGAGGAGGTCACGCAGGAGCAACTGGCGCAGATTATTGTCAGTGCTCAGTCGGCATCCACCTCATCTAATATGCAAGCCTACAGTGTAATCCGCATTCGCAGGGCAGATACCCGGCGCCAGCTAGCGGCGCTTGCGGGCGGGCAGCATTATGTGGAGGCGTGCCCGCTGTTTCTGGTGTGGTGCGCGGATCTGCACCGAGCCCAGGCAGCGGTGAGGCTGCATACTGGCGATGCCACACTGCAAGTGCCGCAGAATGTCGAAACCTTTCTCGTGGCGACCGTGGACGCGGCGCTAGCGGCTCAGAACGCCGCGGTGGCTGCCGAGGCGCTAGGGCTGGGGACGGTCTTCATCGGCGGTCTTCGCAACGACATGCGGCGCGTCATTGAGCTGTTGGAGCTGCCGGAGCTGGTATATCCAATCTTCGGTATGTGTATCGGGAAGCCCGACCAGTCGCCTACTCCGCGACCCCGTCTGGCCATGGAGGCCGTATATCATGAGGAGCGTTATAATCAGGCGGACCTTGTGAAGCATATCCGTGCTTACGACGAGACGCTGGCGCAATATTACGCGAGCCGAACTGGTGGCAGCAAGCAAGCCGCATGGTCTGGGGAGCTGGCGTCCCGACTCCGTGCAGAGCGTCTGCGTCCAGAGTTGTACGATATTATTACGAGCCAAGGCTTTCAGTTCAAGTGA
- a CDS encoding PH domain-containing protein produces the protein MSGPTNILQWTFVSECPVPQDVNQLLVAGETAICAYQTIRDSAIFTNKRLIVRDAQGITGRKVEIYSLPYSSIYMWSTENAGGFLDVNAEVELWTKAGHIKVNLRKGIDIRKLDRLIADAVL, from the coding sequence ATGTCAGGCCCCACTAATATCCTGCAATGGACGTTTGTATCCGAATGCCCGGTTCCGCAGGACGTCAACCAACTGCTGGTGGCAGGAGAAACTGCTATCTGTGCATACCAGACCATTCGCGACAGCGCTATATTCACCAATAAGCGCCTGATCGTCCGAGATGCCCAAGGCATAACAGGGCGCAAGGTTGAGATCTATTCCCTTCCCTACTCCTCCATCTACATGTGGTCCACCGAGAATGCAGGTGGCTTCCTCGATGTGAATGCAGAGGTGGAGCTATGGACCAAGGCCGGCCACATCAAGGTCAATCTACGCAAGGGCATCGACATCCGCAAGCTGGATCGGCTGATCGCTGATGCTGTTCTGTAA